The following proteins are encoded in a genomic region of Pyrus communis chromosome 11, drPyrComm1.1, whole genome shotgun sequence:
- the LOC137708911 gene encoding uncharacterized protein, with the protein MTSFAGNLFTFVLLSLLIFSFRTVVKKGTHLLTSFVDHDPYLKSLISYLDLVGASNTNHRFPRSPAKSPSSISLRRRHRPFLHLTRVGTLDDDFFSGDDEDARSLFVPNRIAPILIFSSSSPSTSKLGFNGTYGTRVSEIVHSSLTFKAEKFTISDDRARGRDGDGESNEREEKGGDEEMDDWVVDLQFLINGLELGRRDVATLFFLLKV; encoded by the coding sequence ATGACGTCGTTCGCTGGCAACCTCTTCACCTTCGTCCTTCTATCCCTCCTCATCTTCTCCTTCCGCACGGTCGTCAAAAAAGGGACCCACCTCCTCACTTCCTTCGTCGACCACGACCCTTATCTCAAATCCCTCATCTCCTACCTCGACCTCGTTGGCGCCAGCAATACCAACCACCGCTTTCCCAGATCTCCAGCCAAGTCCCCTTCTTCGATCTCTCTCCGTCGCCGACACCGCCCATTTCTTCACCTCACCCGCGTCGGAACCTTAGACGATGATTTCTTCTCCGGCGATGACGAAGACGCTCGCTCCCTCTTTGTCCCCAATCGGATTGCCCCAATCCTCATTTTCTCCTCCTCATCTCCCTCCACCTCCAAATTAGGGTTTAATGGAACTTACGGGACTAGGGTTTCTGAAATTGTGCACTCCAGCCTCACGTTCAAGGCTGAGAAATTCACCATTTCTGATGACAGAGCTAGAGGCAGAGATGGCGACGGAGAAAGCAATGAAAGGGAGGAGAAAGGTGGGGATGAAGAAATGGACGATTGGGTTGTCGATTTGCAATTTTTGATCAACGGATTAGAGTTGGGTCGCCGGGACGTGGCGACGTTGTTCTTCCTCCTGAAAGTGTGA